The following are encoded in a window of Staphylococcus piscifermentans genomic DNA:
- a CDS encoding histidine phosphatase family protein, with product MTQTLYLIRHGQTLFNQKGQIQGASDSPLTELGKEQAEAAKRYFDQLNLSDYELFSSTQERASDTLEILFPNEPYTRLKGIKEWNYGLFEGESELLNPPREKGVVLFGDFFAGYGGETADEVQERAVTTLTDIMKQTAKQNVIAVSHGDVLLLFARKSLPLEEVQKMHFGNCCILKFEYKGNKFRFIEIINPTVN from the coding sequence ATGACACAAACATTATATTTGATCCGACATGGCCAGACACTATTTAATCAGAAGGGACAAATACAAGGTGCGTCAGATTCGCCTTTAACAGAACTTGGAAAAGAACAGGCGGAAGCGGCAAAACGTTATTTTGACCAGTTGAATTTAAGTGATTATGAATTATTTTCTTCTACACAAGAACGTGCTTCTGATACTTTAGAAATCTTGTTTCCGAATGAACCATATACTAGATTGAAAGGGATTAAAGAATGGAACTACGGTCTGTTTGAAGGAGAATCAGAATTGCTCAATCCACCTCGTGAAAAAGGTGTAGTTCTATTTGGAGACTTTTTTGCAGGTTATGGTGGAGAAACAGCAGATGAAGTGCAAGAAAGGGCAGTGACTACGCTTACTGACATTATGAAACAAACTGCAAAACAGAATGTGATTGCCGTCAGTCATGGTGATGTTTTGCTATTATTTGCACGGAAATCGTTGCCGTTAGAAGAAGTCCAAAAAATGCATTTTGGTAATTGCTGCATTTTAAAATTTGAATATAAAGGTAATAAGTTTAGATTCATAGAAATCATAAATCCTACTGTAAATTGA
- a CDS encoding DUF896 domain-containing protein, with protein sequence MKLLDRINELANKEKEMVLSTSEKQEQHELRQEYLKMIRGQVVSTFSTLKVVDPLGEDVTPDKIYNLREEMGTLDLKPE encoded by the coding sequence ATGAAATTATTAGATAGAATTAATGAACTTGCAAATAAAGAAAAAGAAATGGTACTCAGCACATCAGAAAAACAAGAACAACATGAATTGAGACAAGAATACCTTAAAATGATTCGTGGACAAGTTGTAAGCACATTCTCAACATTGAAAGTTGTAGATCCACTTGGTGAAGACGTAACACCAGATAAAATTTATAACTTGCGCGAAGAAATGGGAACTTTAGATTTAAAACCTGAATAA
- a CDS encoding LLM class oxidoreductase, protein MTTINQHNGFKRTFQKDHLTLGLTIPFDNSENIALSFEQQAQLAQYAEELGFTSLFVRDNPLYSPHLGNVTTNYDPFVFLTYLSARTSKIALGTSSIVATLRHPIHIAKAAATLDLISGERLLMGLATGDRQFEFPAFKVEPETLSLRFRETVDSLKALWQDHSPQISNSIFELYEDSGLQVLPKYNHIPLFATGYAKQDINWIKENMDGWMFYPQGFQQQKALLKEWHDNDEFKPFMHPLVIDLSKDPNEKIKPVKGGYRLGRNTLINVLKSYERIGTNHIMLHLLTHERTYQDLMKELGDYVIPHFPPNMTKEEQIDYEIIR, encoded by the coding sequence GTGACAACAATCAATCAACACAATGGTTTCAAACGGACTTTTCAAAAGGACCATTTGACCTTAGGTTTAACGATTCCTTTTGATAACTCTGAAAATATCGCATTGTCGTTTGAACAACAAGCTCAATTGGCGCAGTACGCTGAAGAACTTGGATTTACGAGCCTATTTGTACGAGACAACCCGCTTTATAGTCCGCATTTAGGTAATGTAACGACAAACTACGATCCGTTTGTATTTTTAACTTACCTCAGTGCTCGAACTAGTAAAATTGCTCTCGGAACATCTAGTATTGTTGCGACATTACGTCATCCAATTCACATTGCTAAAGCAGCTGCGACTCTTGACTTGATATCGGGAGAGCGATTATTAATGGGGCTCGCAACTGGAGACCGCCAATTTGAGTTTCCAGCATTCAAAGTCGAACCTGAGACGTTATCTTTAAGATTCAGAGAAACTGTCGATTCACTGAAAGCACTATGGCAAGACCACTCGCCTCAAATCTCAAACTCTATCTTTGAGTTATATGAGGATTCCGGCTTGCAAGTATTACCGAAATATAATCATATCCCGCTCTTTGCGACAGGATATGCTAAACAAGATATTAACTGGATTAAAGAAAATATGGATGGCTGGATGTTTTATCCGCAAGGTTTCCAACAACAAAAAGCACTTCTCAAAGAGTGGCACGACAACGATGAATTTAAACCTTTTATGCATCCGCTAGTCATTGATTTATCAAAAGATCCGAATGAAAAAATCAAACCCGTTAAGGGTGGCTACAGATTAGGCCGAAACACGTTAATCAATGTATTAAAATCTTATGAACGTATTGGTACGAACCATATCATGCTGCACTTATTGACACATGAAAGAACGTATCAAGATTTAATGAAAGAATTGGGCGATTATGTGATTCCACATTTCCCACCAAACATGACTAAGGAGGAACAAATTGATTATGAAATTATTAGATAG
- a CDS encoding glycosyl-4,4'-diaponeurosporenoate acyltransferase CrtO family protein, producing the protein MKKLFLWNSLFWFAVHMVISTLGTRIPSSFFIHYANLFKSWPFEKKGHFWQKYFKVKVWKQHLPNGQSFNPAVRSHTTVAKSASYAELHQFIIETRRAELIHALSILPAFIFLPAAKPIKYINITYALAANLPCWIAQRYNRPNLERYAEKVLQREKR; encoded by the coding sequence ATGAAAAAATTATTCTTATGGAATTCACTATTTTGGTTTGCAGTACATATGGTCATTTCTACGCTCGGCACCAGAATTCCTTCAAGTTTCTTTATACACTATGCAAATCTTTTTAAAAGTTGGCCTTTTGAAAAGAAAGGGCACTTTTGGCAGAAATATTTTAAAGTCAAAGTGTGGAAACAACATTTGCCTAATGGACAAAGTTTCAATCCAGCTGTCAGAAGCCATACTACAGTGGCTAAATCCGCTTCTTATGCCGAACTACATCAATTTATTATCGAAACACGCCGCGCAGAATTGATTCATGCACTCTCAATACTGCCAGCGTTTATTTTTTTACCTGCTGCTAAACCCATTAAGTATATCAATATAACTTATGCACTGGCGGCCAATTTACCTTGTTGGATTGCACAACGCTATAATCGTCCGAATTTAGAACGTTACGCAGAGAAAGTCTTACAAAGAGAAAAAAGGTGA
- a CDS encoding phytoene desaturase family protein, translating into MQAQKVAIIGGGLGGISAAIRLAQEGYQVDLYEQNKHIGGKVNRLETQDFGFDLGPSILTMPKIFKRLFEYSHKKLEDYVQIRKMNLQIRNFYPDGTQIDLYENLQDMLLQNPELTPHDIAQLQDFFHYAQRIHHYAEISYFDKGIDTLLSMIRYHGPFAALKHFDYFHTMQEAIDKRVDNSYLREMLGYFIKYVGSSAYDAPAVLSLLPQMQHAEGLWYVDGGIHKLAQALAQLAHEEGVQLHFEQEITRLIPEHKHLKYAELKDGSLIQADYFVSNMEVIPLYRHLLDFKDKDLDKLERKFEPAASGYVIHLGVDKSYPELRHHNFFFSKDSKRNYHEVFHECVLPQDPTIYMVNTNKTDTSQAPDGYENIKVLPHIPYIQQQPFSEADYRQFRETVLNKLERMGLTNLREHIVYEDIWTPHDIERHYKSNKGAIYGVVSDRKKNKGFKFPKHSQYYDNLYFVGGSVNPGPGMPMVTLSGMQVADLITSRKRK; encoded by the coding sequence ATGCAGGCACAGAAAGTTGCCATCATTGGAGGCGGACTCGGAGGCATTTCAGCAGCGATACGTTTAGCGCAAGAAGGCTATCAAGTTGACCTCTATGAACAAAATAAACACATCGGCGGCAAGGTCAATCGTTTAGAAACGCAGGATTTCGGATTTGATTTAGGACCTTCTATCTTAACGATGCCCAAAATCTTCAAACGGCTCTTTGAATATAGTCATAAAAAATTAGAAGATTATGTCCAAATTCGCAAGATGAATCTCCAAATCCGTAATTTTTATCCAGACGGAACACAAATTGATTTATATGAGAATCTGCAAGACATGCTCTTGCAAAATCCTGAACTGACACCTCATGATATTGCCCAACTGCAAGATTTCTTTCATTATGCGCAGCGCATTCATCATTATGCAGAGATAAGTTATTTTGATAAAGGGATCGATACACTTTTATCGATGATTCGTTATCATGGCCCGTTTGCTGCGTTGAAGCACTTTGATTACTTTCATACGATGCAAGAAGCGATTGACAAGCGTGTAGATAACTCTTATTTGCGTGAGATGTTAGGTTATTTTATTAAGTACGTCGGGTCTTCTGCTTATGATGCGCCGGCAGTCTTATCGTTATTGCCGCAAATGCAGCATGCAGAAGGATTGTGGTATGTAGATGGCGGTATCCATAAACTGGCTCAGGCTTTAGCGCAACTTGCACATGAAGAAGGCGTGCAACTTCACTTCGAACAAGAAATCACGCGCTTAATTCCTGAGCATAAACATCTTAAATATGCTGAGTTGAAAGACGGCTCGCTTATCCAGGCAGATTATTTCGTCTCTAATATGGAAGTCATTCCGCTCTATCGTCATTTGCTAGATTTCAAAGACAAAGATTTAGATAAGTTGGAACGTAAATTCGAACCTGCCGCTTCAGGTTACGTCATACATCTGGGAGTAGACAAATCGTACCCGGAACTCCGCCATCACAATTTTTTCTTTTCAAAGGATTCAAAGCGTAATTATCACGAAGTATTTCATGAGTGCGTGTTGCCGCAAGATCCGACGATTTACATGGTGAATACGAATAAGACGGATACCTCACAAGCGCCGGATGGGTATGAGAATATCAAAGTCTTGCCGCATATTCCTTATATTCAGCAACAGCCTTTCTCAGAAGCGGATTATCGTCAATTTCGCGAGACGGTGCTGAATAAATTGGAGCGTATGGGATTGACGAATTTACGTGAGCATATTGTTTATGAGGATATTTGGACGCCGCATGATATTGAACGTCATTATAAATCTAATAAAGGTGCGATTTACGGTGTGGTTTCCGATAGAAAGAAAAATAAAGGCTTCAAATTTCCTAAACATAGCCAGTACTATGACAATTTGTACTTTGTAGGTGGTTCTGTCAATCCGGGACCAGGGATGCCGATGGTGACATTAAGCGGGATGCAAGTTGCCGATTTAATTACGAGCCGAAAGAGAAAGTAG
- a CDS encoding glycosyltransferase family 2 protein, with translation MKHLQRWLSGFTVASIVCGSLMYRYRKRITARTARAHQGVSIIIPARNEAENLPRLLASLTGSENTEVIVMDDGSTDATRDIAEDYGAKVYAVSDDAEWQGKSHACYEGSLKAQKALLMFVDADVWFEAEDSLERILAQYQQQGNQGLLSIQPYHHIEESYENLSVIFNLMTMIGMNVFSVTREKNTPESAFGPVLLTNRADYFRTQGHRNAATQIIEGFALSEAYHHAHLPVRLFEGEGTVNFRMYPQGLRSLIAGWSKHFAVGAQNTQSSVMLLIMVWLFGSATSLAQVIAALSKPKAVSQSQMLRALSLYTLYGLQFYRLGRRTGSFKPWLTLAHPVCFAFFIFIFSKSWFDVNIRKSVRWKGRNIVIKK, from the coding sequence ATGAAACATTTGCAACGCTGGTTGAGCGGCTTTACAGTAGCTTCAATCGTGTGTGGTTCCTTGATGTATCGCTATCGAAAGAGAATTACTGCCCGCACTGCCCGCGCGCATCAAGGTGTCAGTATTATTATTCCTGCCCGTAATGAAGCGGAGAATTTACCGCGTTTGTTGGCGTCTTTGACAGGGTCGGAGAATACAGAAGTAATTGTAATGGATGACGGTTCGACAGACGCTACCAGAGACATTGCAGAAGACTATGGCGCCAAGGTGTATGCTGTTTCTGATGACGCTGAATGGCAAGGGAAGTCGCATGCTTGTTATGAAGGAAGTTTGAAAGCACAGAAAGCGTTATTGATGTTTGTGGATGCAGATGTGTGGTTTGAAGCGGAAGACAGCTTGGAGCGCATTCTTGCACAATATCAGCAACAAGGGAATCAAGGATTGTTATCCATCCAACCTTATCATCATATCGAAGAGTCGTATGAAAATTTATCGGTTATCTTTAATTTAATGACAATGATCGGTATGAATGTCTTTTCGGTGACTCGTGAAAAGAATACCCCGGAAAGTGCTTTCGGCCCAGTGTTGCTGACTAATCGCGCAGATTATTTCCGAACTCAAGGACACCGCAATGCTGCCACACAGATTATCGAAGGTTTCGCTTTGAGTGAAGCTTATCATCATGCGCATTTACCTGTAAGGTTATTTGAAGGAGAAGGCACAGTCAATTTCCGCATGTATCCGCAAGGGCTGCGTAGTTTGATTGCAGGCTGGTCCAAACACTTTGCGGTCGGAGCTCAAAATACCCAAAGCAGTGTGATGTTATTGATTATGGTTTGGCTCTTTGGCTCGGCCACTTCATTAGCTCAAGTTATCGCTGCACTCTCTAAACCGAAAGCTGTCAGTCAATCGCAAATGTTGCGAGCATTATCATTATATACACTTTATGGTCTGCAATTTTATCGCTTAGGGCGTAGAACTGGCAGCTTTAAACCGTGGCTCACACTTGCACATCCAGTGTGCTTTGCCTTTTTTATCTTTATCTTTTCTAAATCGTGGTTTGACGTCAATATACGCAAATCCGTGCGCTGGAAAGGGCGCAATATTGTTATTAAAAAATAG
- a CDS encoding phytoene desaturase family protein, which translates to MKIAIIGGGIAGLAAAARLSAQHHEVTIYEKNSQVGGRMSRFTDQGFTFDMGPTIVMMPDTYYDVFHFAGKNLNDYLEMKQLPYLYDVHFADDDKISIPTDLVELRNTLENIEEGTTHGFMQFLTDIYQRYEIAREHFLERAFRKPTDFYNPYTLYQGMRLKTFGNAQNLIDNYVENDKIRKMLAFQTLYIGIDPKRTPSLYTLIPMVEMMFGVHYIKGGMYGFAEALKRLNEELGTRIVTNAEIEEIVIDSRFKQADGVKVDGQYEHFDKVLCTADFPYAAQHLFKDETQLAAYPKKKIDKMDYACSAFLMYIGIDEDLSEQLRIHNVIFAEDFEQNIDDIFSGRLPKDPSIYLHAPSVEDPALAPKGKTGIYALMPVPELKVGQVDWKNPETIQTAKQHIYAKLNKAVGTQDIESQVLTETIFTPKDFENEYNAKFGTAFGLMPTLAQSNYYRPHNVSRDYKDLYFAGASVHPGAGVPIVLTSAKVTVDEMLKDIENGV; encoded by the coding sequence ATGAAAATCGCAATTATAGGCGGCGGTATTGCAGGTTTAGCTGCAGCTGCCAGATTATCAGCGCAACATCATGAGGTAACCATATATGAAAAGAACAGCCAAGTGGGAGGACGAATGTCCCGCTTTACTGACCAAGGGTTCACATTTGATATGGGTCCTACAATTGTGATGATGCCGGATACGTATTATGATGTCTTTCACTTTGCTGGCAAAAATCTAAATGATTATCTAGAGATGAAACAATTGCCCTATCTATATGATGTGCATTTTGCAGATGATGACAAAATCTCGATTCCGACAGATTTAGTAGAACTGCGCAACACCTTGGAAAATATTGAAGAGGGGACCACTCACGGCTTCATGCAATTTCTGACAGATATTTATCAGCGTTATGAAATTGCGCGAGAACACTTTTTAGAACGGGCTTTTAGAAAGCCGACCGACTTCTACAATCCTTATACCCTCTATCAAGGAATGCGTTTGAAAACATTCGGTAATGCGCAGAACCTCATTGATAATTATGTTGAAAATGACAAAATCAGAAAGATGTTGGCCTTTCAAACGTTATATATCGGCATTGATCCTAAACGTACGCCATCGTTATATACGCTCATTCCTATGGTGGAAATGATGTTCGGGGTACATTACATTAAAGGCGGTATGTATGGTTTTGCTGAGGCGTTGAAGCGGTTGAATGAAGAGTTGGGCACACGCATTGTGACGAATGCAGAGATAGAAGAAATTGTGATTGATTCGCGCTTCAAGCAAGCAGATGGCGTTAAGGTCGATGGTCAGTATGAACACTTCGATAAAGTGCTGTGCACAGCGGATTTCCCTTATGCAGCTCAACATTTATTTAAAGATGAAACTCAATTAGCTGCTTATCCGAAAAAGAAAATCGATAAGATGGATTATGCTTGTTCAGCGTTCTTGATGTATATCGGCATTGATGAAGATTTAAGCGAGCAATTGCGCATCCATAATGTTATCTTTGCGGAAGATTTTGAACAGAATATTGATGACATCTTCAGTGGGCGTCTGCCGAAAGATCCTTCTATTTATTTACATGCACCGAGTGTGGAAGACCCAGCGCTTGCTCCTAAAGGGAAAACTGGGATTTATGCATTGATGCCAGTTCCTGAATTGAAAGTAGGCCAAGTAGATTGGAAGAATCCAGAAACCATTCAAACCGCGAAACAACATATTTACGCTAAATTGAACAAAGCTGTTGGTACACAAGATATTGAGTCTCAAGTATTAACTGAAACCATTTTTACGCCCAAAGATTTTGAAAATGAGTACAATGCGAAATTCGGCACTGCATTCGGTTTAATGCCGACATTGGCGCAAAGTAATTATTATCGTCCGCATAATGTCAGTCGAGACTATAAAGATTTATATTTTGCAGGGGCAAGCGTGCATCCAGGCGCAGGCGTCCCAATAGTCTTAACGAGTGCTAAAGTGACAGTAGATGAAATGTTGAAAGACATAGAGAATGGCGTGTAA
- a CDS encoding type 1 glutamine amidotransferase domain-containing protein: MKKILVAVTNVSKYPDLARPTGAWLGEVVHFADEFYKAGYEIDYVSPEGGFVPIDPASLQEDFMSDVDWKYYTDHKFMTQLNHSYKPDEVHAEDYEVIYYAGGHGVMWDFAKDKGLIELAEKIYSDNGYVTGVCHGPAGLLNIKNDGQNLIKGKRVAGFSNSEESQMGVEDNLPYLLEDALKDKGGEYEKGDDWSSFVVTDGRLITGQNPQSAQQVALDTLKALGH; this comes from the coding sequence ATGAAAAAAATATTAGTAGCAGTCACAAATGTATCGAAATATCCAGATTTAGCGCGTCCAACAGGTGCATGGCTCGGAGAAGTCGTTCACTTTGCGGATGAATTCTATAAAGCAGGTTACGAAATAGATTATGTCAGCCCAGAAGGCGGCTTTGTACCTATTGACCCTGCCAGCTTACAAGAAGATTTTATGTCAGATGTAGATTGGAAATATTATACAGATCATAAATTCATGACGCAATTGAATCACTCTTATAAACCTGACGAAGTACATGCAGAAGATTACGAAGTGATTTACTATGCAGGTGGACACGGCGTAATGTGGGACTTTGCAAAAGATAAAGGCTTAATAGAGCTAGCTGAAAAAATTTACTCAGATAATGGCTACGTGACAGGCGTTTGTCATGGCCCAGCCGGATTGTTGAATATCAAAAATGACGGTCAAAACTTGATTAAAGGTAAAAGAGTGGCCGGCTTCTCTAATAGCGAAGAATCTCAAATGGGCGTTGAAGACAACTTACCTTATCTTTTAGAAGATGCCTTGAAAGACAAAGGCGGCGAATACGAAAAAGGTGACGATTGGTCATCATTCGTAGTGACAGATGGTCGATTAATTACAGGCCAAAATCCACAATCCGCACAACAAGTTGCATTAGATACGTTGAAAGCATTAGGTCATTAA
- the lip gene encoding YSIRK-targeted triacylglycerol lipase, with translation MEKRLNKYSIRKMTFGTSSILVASLFFIGSGAADAAENNHTAQPESNITQNEVTTETSPVHNAEQATDKPAKKTEPSVTQEATEANQPAEPDKNPSPTPETNQQQSDKQNVSEETPPLKQTATSLPKSNEQTLNQTHANSDNSHNVQENNETTNVNPQTPEQQTTNDISEKSAAATENNPKPTSENKATSAKQSSYPIEKYTQDTLKKVQNQNATIKRHDNAAPSFPNKAQKAAPAEETTADSPKEQGTNNQTSLKKVSDNVTQNIEQTLPKAEEHTFSAPPEQPNKITQQPRQSSTSKTQPPETVNPPQPTVEDKKAVVGHINTQNPSAAQPAEDKNGDSHKGIETLGNNANATTNNKNTAQTSRPVTDQTNKSAKQQQFKNRDPIILVHGFNGLVGETAGPASGNYWGGDRTDLQKDLEENGYNVYEASIGAYGSNYDRAVELYYYIKGGTVDYGSAHAEKYGHKRYGKTYEGVYPEWQPGQKVHLVGHSMGGQTIRQLEEFLRNGNQEEIDYQKAHGGTISPLFQGSHDNMVTSITTVASPHNGTHAADVGNEAFIRQVLYDNMKLQGNKYSQVDYGLAQWGFKQDENESYPDYVERVKKQSKLWTTTDNALYDLSRKGAKELNDRTSLNPNIVYKSYTGESTRPGLNGRQRADIHMAASKHLTGNVIGKAEEKEWRENDGLVSTISAQHPFNQASTPATDEVQKGIWQVSPIQHDWDHGDFVGTDATEAQIKTQDVRNFWLGIADDAVKSEAVTG, from the coding sequence TTGGAAAAAAGACTAAATAAGTACAGTATCCGTAAAATGACTTTTGGAACATCATCGATTTTAGTGGCTTCTTTATTTTTCATAGGAAGCGGGGCAGCAGATGCAGCTGAAAATAACCATACGGCTCAACCTGAATCGAATATTACCCAAAATGAAGTAACCACTGAAACATCACCTGTTCACAACGCTGAGCAAGCAACTGATAAACCAGCTAAGAAGACTGAACCGTCCGTGACACAAGAAGCAACAGAAGCCAATCAGCCTGCAGAACCAGATAAAAATCCATCACCGACACCCGAAACTAATCAACAGCAATCAGACAAGCAAAACGTATCTGAAGAAACTCCGCCGCTTAAACAGACAGCAACGTCCTTACCAAAATCTAATGAACAAACACTGAATCAAACGCATGCTAATAGCGATAACTCTCACAATGTACAAGAAAATAATGAGACAACTAACGTAAACCCACAAACTCCAGAACAACAGACAACAAACGATATAAGTGAAAAAAGTGCAGCTGCTACAGAAAACAATCCAAAACCGACGTCAGAAAATAAGGCTACTTCTGCAAAGCAGTCTTCTTATCCTATTGAAAAATACACACAAGATACATTGAAAAAAGTTCAAAATCAAAATGCAACTATCAAGAGACATGACAACGCTGCGCCTTCTTTTCCGAATAAAGCACAGAAGGCAGCACCAGCAGAAGAAACAACGGCTGATAGTCCGAAAGAACAAGGAACAAATAATCAGACCAGCCTAAAGAAAGTTTCAGATAACGTAACACAAAATATAGAACAAACCTTGCCGAAAGCAGAAGAACATACTTTTTCAGCACCACCTGAACAACCCAATAAAATTACTCAGCAACCTAGACAAAGCAGCACCTCGAAGACTCAACCTCCTGAGACCGTAAATCCACCACAACCTACAGTAGAGGACAAGAAAGCTGTAGTAGGGCACATTAACACGCAGAATCCGTCTGCCGCGCAACCTGCAGAGGATAAAAACGGCGACTCGCATAAAGGCATAGAGACTTTGGGTAATAATGCGAATGCAACAACAAATAATAAGAATACTGCGCAGACATCCAGGCCGGTAACAGATCAAACGAATAAATCAGCGAAACAGCAACAGTTTAAAAACCGAGATCCGATTATCCTTGTCCATGGTTTCAACGGATTAGTAGGAGAAACAGCTGGACCAGCGAGCGGCAACTATTGGGGCGGGGACCGCACAGATTTGCAGAAAGATTTAGAAGAGAATGGTTACAACGTTTACGAGGCAAGCATCGGCGCTTATGGCAGCAATTATGACCGCGCAGTTGAGCTTTATTATTATATTAAAGGTGGCACTGTAGATTACGGCTCTGCACATGCTGAAAAATACGGTCATAAAAGATATGGGAAGACTTATGAAGGTGTTTATCCAGAGTGGCAGCCAGGACAAAAGGTCCATTTAGTCGGACATAGTATGGGCGGACAAACGATACGCCAACTAGAAGAATTTCTACGCAACGGTAATCAAGAAGAAATTGATTATCAAAAGGCACACGGCGGAACTATTTCACCGTTATTCCAAGGCAGTCATGATAATATGGTAACTTCCATAACGACAGTAGCCTCCCCGCACAACGGCACGCATGCTGCAGATGTAGGCAACGAGGCATTTATCCGCCAAGTACTCTATGACAATATGAAACTACAAGGAAATAAATATTCCCAAGTAGACTACGGGTTGGCTCAATGGGGCTTCAAACAAGATGAAAATGAGTCTTATCCAGATTATGTTGAACGTGTAAAAAAACAAAGTAAGCTCTGGACAACCACAGATAATGCACTCTATGATTTGTCACGTAAAGGCGCAAAGGAATTGAACGACCGTACTTCTTTAAATCCAAATATCGTGTACAAATCTTACACAGGAGAATCGACACGTCCAGGATTAAACGGCAGACAACGTGCTGACATCCATATGGCAGCTTCCAAACATCTTACAGGCAACGTTATCGGTAAAGCAGAAGAAAAAGAATGGCGAGAAAATGATGGCCTTGTATCCACTATTTCAGCCCAACATCCCTTCAACCAAGCCTCAACACCTGCGACAGATGAAGTACAAAAAGGAATATGGCAAGTCTCGCCCATTCAACACGACTGGGATCATGGCGATTTCGTAGGAACCGATGCGACAGAAGCCCAAATCAAAACCCAAGATGTTCGCAACTTCTGGTTAGGCATTGCAGATGATGCAGTGAAGAGCGAAGCGGTTACAGGATAA
- a CDS encoding CorA family divalent cation transporter → MTVRCIYEDKKHQLQSTEQIHEVPKDSEFIWYDVIAPTNEEKEFLKQTFKLSTKEIESSVYTLSQPDISRNSHREARHIIAHTLVDKDFTARALGITIAGNTIVTLHHSELASVSDVKQQLLDHQLKPDAELVTLALLENIVDTYFVHVEKIEERVFSFETYNMESARNKKLMQQVFDIRAEIIKLKRILLPMEQLVDTIKAFGTFDKDSQKSQLFYDIYNQLRHETETLASCEDLTDEIKDNDQSYHTTRISKVMNVLTIISSIFFPLSFLCGWYGMGFKFMPEYDWKYSYPVFIVLAIVITAALVMLFKKKKWF, encoded by the coding sequence ATGACGGTTAGGTGTATTTATGAAGATAAAAAGCACCAGCTTCAATCAACTGAACAGATTCACGAAGTACCTAAAGATAGTGAATTTATTTGGTACGATGTGATTGCACCGACGAATGAAGAAAAAGAATTTTTAAAGCAGACCTTTAAATTAAGTACGAAAGAAATTGAATCATCAGTATATACTTTATCTCAACCGGATATTTCACGAAATTCCCATCGAGAAGCACGTCACATTATTGCACATACGTTAGTTGATAAAGATTTTACGGCACGTGCACTGGGGATTACGATTGCAGGTAATACTATTGTCACATTGCATCATTCTGAGTTGGCATCGGTTTCTGACGTCAAACAACAGTTGTTAGATCATCAGCTTAAACCTGATGCTGAATTAGTGACTTTAGCACTCTTAGAAAATATTGTAGATACTTATTTTGTGCATGTTGAAAAAATCGAAGAGCGTGTATTTTCTTTTGAAACGTATAATATGGAATCTGCACGTAATAAGAAACTCATGCAGCAAGTTTTCGATATCAGAGCTGAAATTATTAAGTTGAAACGTATCTTATTACCGATGGAACAATTGGTCGATACGATTAAAGCATTTGGCACATTTGATAAAGATTCACAAAAGTCGCAGTTGTTCTATGATATTTATAATCAATTAAGACATGAAACCGAAACTTTAGCCTCGTGCGAAGATTTAACAGATGAGATTAAAGACAATGACCAATCCTATCACACAACACGTATCAGCAAGGTGATGAATGTATTGACGATTATTTCATCTATCTTCTTCCCGCTCTCTTTCTTATGCGGATGGTACGGTATGGGCTTCAAATTTATGCCAGAATACGATTGGAAATACAGCTATCCAGTCTTTATCGTCCTGGCTATTGTCATCACTGCAGCTTTAGTGATGTTATTTAAAAAGAAAAAATGGTTTTAA